From a single Parambassis ranga chromosome 2, fParRan2.1, whole genome shotgun sequence genomic region:
- the rps18 gene encoding small ribosomal subunit protein uS13: MSLVIPEKFQHILRVLNTNIDGRRKIAFAITAIKGVGRRYAHVVLRKADIDLNKRAGELTEEEVERVVTIMQNPRQYKIPDWFLNRQKDVKDGKYSQVLANGLDNKLREDLERLKKIRAHRGLRHFWGLRVRGQHTKTTGRRGRTVGVSKKK, encoded by the exons ATG TCTCTGGTCATCCCTGAGAAGTTCCAGCACATTCTTCGTGTTCTCAACACGAACATCGATGGCAGGAGGAAGATCGCCTTCGCCATCACTGCCATCAAG GGTGTTGGCAGGCGTTACGCTCATGTGGTCCTGAGGAAGGCCGACATTGACCTCAACAAGAGGGCTGGAGAGctgactgaggaggag GTTGAGAGGGTGGTGACCATCATGCAGAACCCCCGCCAGTACAAAATCCCAGATTGGTTCCTCAACAGGCAGAAGGACGTCAAGGACGGCAAATACAGCCAG GTCCTCGCCAACGGTCTGGACAACAAGCTGAGAGAAGATCTGGAGAGGCTGAAGAAGATCAGGGCTCACCGTGGGCTCAGGCACTTCTGGGG tCTGCGTGTGCGTGGTCAGCACACCAAGACCACCGGCCGCCGTGGTCGCACTGTCGGTGTGTCCAAGAAGAAGTAA
- the vps52 gene encoding vacuolar protein sorting-associated protein 52 homolog isoform X2 has protein sequence MAEGAAAAVGAGPDVNTAGNPTEVAMAYLQDETDGDIANLNLGELDLTTDEFILDEVDVHIQANLEDDLVKEALKTGVDLRQYSKQVEAELQRIEQASIKDYIKESQNIALLHNQITACDSILERMEGMLSGFQSDLSSISSEIQTLQQQSVSMNVRLKNRQAVRSHLSQLVDELVVPGAMISTILDTPVTEQEFLEQLHELNNKINFAKELSFRETLACSDIQDIVDRLKLKAVSKIREFILQKIYSFRKPMTNYQIPQNTLLKYRFFYQFLLANERTVAKEIRDEYVDTMSKIYYSYFKSYSSRLLKVQYEEVADKDDLMGVEDTAKKGFFSKPSLKSRNTIFTVGQRGAILSPAELEGPILVPHTAQRGDSRYPYETLFRSQHYALLDNGCREFLFLSDFFMVAGNSALDLFNSIMGKTLSMFLKSMSTYVSDCYDSIAVFLCIHIILRFRAITAKRNIPALDKYWEAVLELLWPRFELILEMNIHSIRNTDPQKLGVLDTRPHYITRRYAEFSSAIVSINQTFPNERTNTLLGQLQVEVENFVLKMAAEFPSRRDQLIFLINNYDMMLSVLMERAADDSKEVEGFQQLLLARTQEFIEEILSPPFGGMIAFVKEAEALMEKGQLDRLKNEEARITHLVRGFSGTWKQSVEAMSQDVMRSFTNFKNGTSIIQGALTQLIQYYHGFHKVLNQPTFRSLAVRSELINLHHLMVEVKKHKPNF, from the exons ATGGCGGAGGGAGCCGCAGCTGCTGTTGGAGCTGGACCCGATGTAAACACAGCTGGAAACCCGACAGAAGTCGCCATGGCGTACTTACAGGACGAG ACTGATGGAGACATCGCTAACCTGAACCTTGGAGAGCTGGATCTGACCACTGATGAGTTCATCCTGGATGAAGTGGACG TTCATATTCAGGCCAATCTGGAGGATGATCTGGTGAAGGAGGCGCTGAAAACG GGCGTTGACCTCCGTCAGTACTCCAAACAGGTGGAGGCGGAGCTGCAGAGGATTGAGCAGGCCTCCATCAAAGACT ATATTAAAGAGAGTCAGAACATCGCCCTGCTGCACAATCAGATCACTGCCTGTGACTCCATACTGGAG CGTATGGAGGGCATGCTGAGCGGCTTCCAGAGTGACCTGTCGTCCATCAGCAGCGAGATCCAgacgctgcagcagcagtctgtcagCATGAACGTCCGGCTGAAGAACAGGCAGGCCGTTCGCAGCCACCTCAGCCAGCTGGTGGACGAGCTGGTGGTGCCGGGAGCCATGATCTC CACCATCCTGGACACTCCTGTGACGGAGCAGGAGTTTCTGGAGCAGCTTCATGAGCTCAACAACAAGATCAACTTTGCTAAAGAGCTGAGCTTCAGAGAGACGCTGGCCTGCTCCGACATCCAGGACATCGTCGACCGCCTCAAACTCAAG GCGGTGTCAAAGATCAGAGAGTTCATTCTTCAGAAGATCTACTCCTTCAGGAAACCCATGACCAACTACCAGATCCCACAGAACACTCTGCTGAAGTACAG ATTTTTCTACCAGTTCCTTCTGGCCAACGAGAGAACGGTCGCAAAGGAGATCAGAGACGAGTACGTGGACACGATGAGCAAGATTTACTACAGTTACTTCAAGTCTtacagcagcaggctgctgaAAGTGCAG taCGAGGAGGTGGCGGACAAAGACGACCTGATGGGAGTAGAAGACACAGCCAAGAAAG GTTTCTTCTCCAAACCGTCTCTGAAGAGCAGGAacaccatcttcactgtgggcCAGAGGGGGGCGATACTGAGCCCCGCTGAGCTGGAGGGTCCCATCCTGGTTCCACATACGGCtcagagaggagacagcagg tATCCCTATGAGACGCTGTTTCGCAGCCAGCACTACGCTCTGCTGGACAACGGCTGCAGGGAGTTCCTCTTCCTGTCCGACTTCTTCATGGTGGCAGGAAACTCTGCGCTGGACCTCTTCAACAGCATCATGGGAAAAACTCTCAGCATGTTCCTG AAGAGCATGTCCACCTACGTGTCCGACTGCTACGACAGCATCGCCGTCTTCCTGTGTATCCACATCATCCTCAGATTCAGAGCCATCACCGCCAAGAGGAACATCCCCGCCCTGGACAA gtacTGGGAGGCTGTGTTAGAGCTGCTCTGGCCGCGATTTGAACTGATCCTGGAGATGAACatccacagcatcagaaacacaGACCCACAGAAACTGGGAGTCCTGGACACCAGACCACACTAC ATCACCCGTCGTTATGCGGAGTTCTCGTCGGCCATCGTCAGCATCAACCAGACGTTCCCTAATGAGCGGACCAACACTCTGCTGGGACAGCTGCAg GTCGAGGTGGAAAACTTTGTCCTGAAGATGGCGGCAGAGTTCCCGTCCAGAAGAGACCagctcatcttcctcatcaacAACTACGACATGATGCTCAGCGTCCTCATG GAGAGGGCAGCAGACGACAGTAAAGAGGTGGAAGGgttccagcagctgcttctggcCAGAACGCAG GAGTTCATCGAGGAGATTCTGTCTCCTCCCTTTGGAGGGATGATCGCCTTCGTGAAGGAGGCCGAGGCCCTGATGGAGAAAGGGCAGCTAGACCGACTGAAGAATGAGGAAG ctcggATCACTCACCTGGTTCGGGGGTTTTCTGGTACGTGGAAGCAGTCGGTGGAGGCGATGAGTCAGGACGTCATGAGGTCCTTCACCAACTTTAAGAATGGAACCAGCATCATACAG GGCGCCCTGACGCAGCTCATCCAGTACTACCACGGCTTCCACAAAGTCCTGAACCAGCCCACGTTCCGCAGCCTGGCCGTCCGCTCCGAGCTCATCAACCTGCACCACCTGATGGTGGAGGTGAAGAAGCACAAACCCAACTTCTAA
- the LOC114432435 gene encoding E3 ubiquitin-protein ligase RING2-A-like isoform X1 has translation MAAPVNIQTATKTWELSLYELHRSPQEAIVDGTEVAVSPRSLHSELMCPICLDMLKNTMTTKECLHRFCSDCIVTALRSGNKECPTCRKKLVSRRSLRRDSNFDALISKIYPSRDEYEAHQRRVLERLNRLHNKDALSSSIEEGLRQQARYRSERNHRVKKPTQESDNTTFSGGEDNGDSRSHLSHDSAPSHTPHLHGQTPPEAGPSRKRPRGSDDGSGGEADSGSPSPPLRRHKEGPGSEIELVFRPHPQLVHDQDYNQTRYVKTTANATVDHLSKYLALRIALEDRRADGEGEDRGREEAEGAEGGGETRGTAGGGEGTSTLSSISEKQYTIYITTRGGQFSTLNGSLTLELVNEKYWKVRKPLELFYAPTKDQQQPPPPPPPPPPPLPPQQQRSPPPPPQREG, from the exons ATGGCGGCTCCTGTAAACATCCAGACTGCCACTAAGACCTGGGAGCTGAGTCTGTACGAGCTGCACAGGAGCCCACAG GAGGCCATTGTGGATGGGACGGAAGTGGCGGTGTCCCCTCGCTCTCTGCACAGTGAGCTGATGTGTCCCATCTGCCTGGACATGCTGAAGAACACCATGACCACCAAGGAGTGTCTGCACCGCTTCTGCTCCGACTGCATCGTCACGGCGCTGCGATCCGG GAACAAAGAGTGTCCGACCTGCAGGAAGAAGCTGGTCTCCAGACGCTCTCTGCGCCGGGATTCAAACTTCGATGCGTTAATCTCAAAAATCTACCCGAGCCGCGACGAGTACGAGGCTCATCAGCGCCGCGTCCTGGAGCGGCTCAACAGGCTGCACAACAAGGACGCGCTGAGCTCCAGCATCGAGGAGGGGCTCCGCCAGCAGGCCCGCTACAGGTCCGAGAG GAACCACCGGGTAAAAAAGCCCACACAGGAGAGCGACAACACCACCttcagtggtggagaggataaCGGCGACTCCCGCTCACACCTGTCCCATGACTCcgccccctcacacacaccccacctCCACGGCCAGACGCCCCCGGAGGCCGGGCCCAGCCGCAAGCGTCCGCGTGGCTCTGACGACGGCTCAGGCGGCGAGGCGGACAGCGGGAGCCCGTCTCCTCCTTTGAGACGCCACAAAGAGGGGCCAGGCTCTGAGATAGAGCTGGTGTTCAGGCCACACCCACAGCTGGTCCATGACCAAGACTACAACCAGACCAG ATATGTGAAGACAACAGCCAACGCCACAGTGGACCACCTGTCCAAATACCTCGCACTGCGCATCGCTCTGGAGGACAGGCGGGCCGACGGGGAgggggaggacagagggagagaggaggcggaaggagcagagggaggaggcgaAACCAGAGGAACGGCAGGAGGTGGAGAAGGCACGAGTACTCTGAGCAGCATCAGCGAGAAACAATACACCATCTACATCACGACGAGGGGAGGACAGTTCTCC ACACTCAACGGCTCTCTGACTCTGGAGCTGGTCAATGAGAAGTACTGGAAGGTCAGAAAGCCTCTGGAGCTTTTCTACGCTCCCACCAAggaccagcagcagccacctccaccaccacctccacctccacccccactgCCACCGCAGCAGCAGAGGTCTCCTCCACCGCCGCcacagagggagggatga
- the LOC114432435 gene encoding E3 ubiquitin-protein ligase RING2-A-like isoform X2, translated as MAAPVNIQTATKTWELSLYELHRSPQEAIVDGTEVAVSPRSLHSELMCPICLDMLKNTMTTKECLHRFCSDCIVTALRSGNKECPTCRKKLVSRRSLRRDSNFDALISKIYPSRDEYEAHQRRVLERLNRLHNKDALSSSIEEGLRQQARYRNHRVKKPTQESDNTTFSGGEDNGDSRSHLSHDSAPSHTPHLHGQTPPEAGPSRKRPRGSDDGSGGEADSGSPSPPLRRHKEGPGSEIELVFRPHPQLVHDQDYNQTRYVKTTANATVDHLSKYLALRIALEDRRADGEGEDRGREEAEGAEGGGETRGTAGGGEGTSTLSSISEKQYTIYITTRGGQFSTLNGSLTLELVNEKYWKVRKPLELFYAPTKDQQQPPPPPPPPPPPLPPQQQRSPPPPPQREG; from the exons ATGGCGGCTCCTGTAAACATCCAGACTGCCACTAAGACCTGGGAGCTGAGTCTGTACGAGCTGCACAGGAGCCCACAG GAGGCCATTGTGGATGGGACGGAAGTGGCGGTGTCCCCTCGCTCTCTGCACAGTGAGCTGATGTGTCCCATCTGCCTGGACATGCTGAAGAACACCATGACCACCAAGGAGTGTCTGCACCGCTTCTGCTCCGACTGCATCGTCACGGCGCTGCGATCCGG GAACAAAGAGTGTCCGACCTGCAGGAAGAAGCTGGTCTCCAGACGCTCTCTGCGCCGGGATTCAAACTTCGATGCGTTAATCTCAAAAATCTACCCGAGCCGCGACGAGTACGAGGCTCATCAGCGCCGCGTCCTGGAGCGGCTCAACAGGCTGCACAACAAGGACGCGCTGAGCTCCAGCATCGAGGAGGGGCTCCGCCAGCAGGCCCGCTACAG GAACCACCGGGTAAAAAAGCCCACACAGGAGAGCGACAACACCACCttcagtggtggagaggataaCGGCGACTCCCGCTCACACCTGTCCCATGACTCcgccccctcacacacaccccacctCCACGGCCAGACGCCCCCGGAGGCCGGGCCCAGCCGCAAGCGTCCGCGTGGCTCTGACGACGGCTCAGGCGGCGAGGCGGACAGCGGGAGCCCGTCTCCTCCTTTGAGACGCCACAAAGAGGGGCCAGGCTCTGAGATAGAGCTGGTGTTCAGGCCACACCCACAGCTGGTCCATGACCAAGACTACAACCAGACCAG ATATGTGAAGACAACAGCCAACGCCACAGTGGACCACCTGTCCAAATACCTCGCACTGCGCATCGCTCTGGAGGACAGGCGGGCCGACGGGGAgggggaggacagagggagagaggaggcggaaggagcagagggaggaggcgaAACCAGAGGAACGGCAGGAGGTGGAGAAGGCACGAGTACTCTGAGCAGCATCAGCGAGAAACAATACACCATCTACATCACGACGAGGGGAGGACAGTTCTCC ACACTCAACGGCTCTCTGACTCTGGAGCTGGTCAATGAGAAGTACTGGAAGGTCAGAAAGCCTCTGGAGCTTTTCTACGCTCCCACCAAggaccagcagcagccacctccaccaccacctccacctccacccccactgCCACCGCAGCAGCAGAGGTCTCCTCCACCGCCGCcacagagggagggatga
- the vps52 gene encoding vacuolar protein sorting-associated protein 52 homolog isoform X1 produces MAEGAAAAVGAGPDVNTAGNPTEVAMAYLQDEKTDGDIANLNLGELDLTTDEFILDEVDVHIQANLEDDLVKEALKTGVDLRQYSKQVEAELQRIEQASIKDYIKESQNIALLHNQITACDSILERMEGMLSGFQSDLSSISSEIQTLQQQSVSMNVRLKNRQAVRSHLSQLVDELVVPGAMISTILDTPVTEQEFLEQLHELNNKINFAKELSFRETLACSDIQDIVDRLKLKAVSKIREFILQKIYSFRKPMTNYQIPQNTLLKYRFFYQFLLANERTVAKEIRDEYVDTMSKIYYSYFKSYSSRLLKVQYEEVADKDDLMGVEDTAKKGFFSKPSLKSRNTIFTVGQRGAILSPAELEGPILVPHTAQRGDSRYPYETLFRSQHYALLDNGCREFLFLSDFFMVAGNSALDLFNSIMGKTLSMFLKSMSTYVSDCYDSIAVFLCIHIILRFRAITAKRNIPALDKYWEAVLELLWPRFELILEMNIHSIRNTDPQKLGVLDTRPHYITRRYAEFSSAIVSINQTFPNERTNTLLGQLQVEVENFVLKMAAEFPSRRDQLIFLINNYDMMLSVLMERAADDSKEVEGFQQLLLARTQEFIEEILSPPFGGMIAFVKEAEALMEKGQLDRLKNEEARITHLVRGFSGTWKQSVEAMSQDVMRSFTNFKNGTSIIQGALTQLIQYYHGFHKVLNQPTFRSLAVRSELINLHHLMVEVKKHKPNF; encoded by the exons ATGGCGGAGGGAGCCGCAGCTGCTGTTGGAGCTGGACCCGATGTAAACACAGCTGGAAACCCGACAGAAGTCGCCATGGCGTACTTACAGGACGAG AAGACTGATGGAGACATCGCTAACCTGAACCTTGGAGAGCTGGATCTGACCACTGATGAGTTCATCCTGGATGAAGTGGACG TTCATATTCAGGCCAATCTGGAGGATGATCTGGTGAAGGAGGCGCTGAAAACG GGCGTTGACCTCCGTCAGTACTCCAAACAGGTGGAGGCGGAGCTGCAGAGGATTGAGCAGGCCTCCATCAAAGACT ATATTAAAGAGAGTCAGAACATCGCCCTGCTGCACAATCAGATCACTGCCTGTGACTCCATACTGGAG CGTATGGAGGGCATGCTGAGCGGCTTCCAGAGTGACCTGTCGTCCATCAGCAGCGAGATCCAgacgctgcagcagcagtctgtcagCATGAACGTCCGGCTGAAGAACAGGCAGGCCGTTCGCAGCCACCTCAGCCAGCTGGTGGACGAGCTGGTGGTGCCGGGAGCCATGATCTC CACCATCCTGGACACTCCTGTGACGGAGCAGGAGTTTCTGGAGCAGCTTCATGAGCTCAACAACAAGATCAACTTTGCTAAAGAGCTGAGCTTCAGAGAGACGCTGGCCTGCTCCGACATCCAGGACATCGTCGACCGCCTCAAACTCAAG GCGGTGTCAAAGATCAGAGAGTTCATTCTTCAGAAGATCTACTCCTTCAGGAAACCCATGACCAACTACCAGATCCCACAGAACACTCTGCTGAAGTACAG ATTTTTCTACCAGTTCCTTCTGGCCAACGAGAGAACGGTCGCAAAGGAGATCAGAGACGAGTACGTGGACACGATGAGCAAGATTTACTACAGTTACTTCAAGTCTtacagcagcaggctgctgaAAGTGCAG taCGAGGAGGTGGCGGACAAAGACGACCTGATGGGAGTAGAAGACACAGCCAAGAAAG GTTTCTTCTCCAAACCGTCTCTGAAGAGCAGGAacaccatcttcactgtgggcCAGAGGGGGGCGATACTGAGCCCCGCTGAGCTGGAGGGTCCCATCCTGGTTCCACATACGGCtcagagaggagacagcagg tATCCCTATGAGACGCTGTTTCGCAGCCAGCACTACGCTCTGCTGGACAACGGCTGCAGGGAGTTCCTCTTCCTGTCCGACTTCTTCATGGTGGCAGGAAACTCTGCGCTGGACCTCTTCAACAGCATCATGGGAAAAACTCTCAGCATGTTCCTG AAGAGCATGTCCACCTACGTGTCCGACTGCTACGACAGCATCGCCGTCTTCCTGTGTATCCACATCATCCTCAGATTCAGAGCCATCACCGCCAAGAGGAACATCCCCGCCCTGGACAA gtacTGGGAGGCTGTGTTAGAGCTGCTCTGGCCGCGATTTGAACTGATCCTGGAGATGAACatccacagcatcagaaacacaGACCCACAGAAACTGGGAGTCCTGGACACCAGACCACACTAC ATCACCCGTCGTTATGCGGAGTTCTCGTCGGCCATCGTCAGCATCAACCAGACGTTCCCTAATGAGCGGACCAACACTCTGCTGGGACAGCTGCAg GTCGAGGTGGAAAACTTTGTCCTGAAGATGGCGGCAGAGTTCCCGTCCAGAAGAGACCagctcatcttcctcatcaacAACTACGACATGATGCTCAGCGTCCTCATG GAGAGGGCAGCAGACGACAGTAAAGAGGTGGAAGGgttccagcagctgcttctggcCAGAACGCAG GAGTTCATCGAGGAGATTCTGTCTCCTCCCTTTGGAGGGATGATCGCCTTCGTGAAGGAGGCCGAGGCCCTGATGGAGAAAGGGCAGCTAGACCGACTGAAGAATGAGGAAG ctcggATCACTCACCTGGTTCGGGGGTTTTCTGGTACGTGGAAGCAGTCGGTGGAGGCGATGAGTCAGGACGTCATGAGGTCCTTCACCAACTTTAAGAATGGAACCAGCATCATACAG GGCGCCCTGACGCAGCTCATCCAGTACTACCACGGCTTCCACAAAGTCCTGAACCAGCCCACGTTCCGCAGCCTGGCCGTCCGCTCCGAGCTCATCAACCTGCACCACCTGATGGTGGAGGTGAAGAAGCACAAACCCAACTTCTAA